The Staphylococcus haemolyticus region CGCAGTATTCTTCGGTTTAGGATTAGCTGCAATAGGAGAAAAATCAGATCCTGTGAAAGGCTTTTTAAATGGTACGCTTGAAGCAGTATTCTGGATGATTAATAAAATTTTAAAATTAGCACCAATAGGTGTATTTGCATTTATTTGTACAACAGTAATGACTTTTGGAGCATCTGCTTTAATTCCATTATTAAAATTAGTATTAGTAGTAGTGTTCGCGATGGTGTTCTTTATTATCGTTGTTCTAGGAATTGTAGCAAGAATTTGTGGTATTAGTATCTTCTCAATCATTAAAATTTTGAAAGATGAATTATTATTAGCATTCTCTACTTCAAGTTCAGAAGCAGTATTACCAGTAATGATGAAGAAAATGGAAAAATTCGGAGCGCCAAGAGATGTCACATCCTTTGTTATTCCAATAGGTTACTCATTTAACCTTGATGGATCAGCACTATACCAATCAATTGCAGCATTATTTGTTGCACAAATGTATGGCATTCATTTATCTATATCAGAACAAATTATCTTAATGGTAACATTAATGGTTGCCTCTAAAGGTATGGCTGGAGTACCTGGCGTTTCAATCGTAGTATTATTAACAACATTAGGAGCTATGGGCTTACCAGCACAAGGGCTCGCGTTAATTATCGGTGTAGACCGTTTATTAGACATGGTTCGTACATGTGTTAACGTAATAGGTAATGCACTATCAGCTGTTGTTATCTCTAAATGGGAAAAGGTTTATGACAAAGAACAAGGTAAAAAATACTTAGAATCAATTTAAAAAAGAAATCTGACATTTTTAGTATCGAGCACATAGGCTCGATACTTTTTTATTGCTTAAAATTATGGCTCTATGTCAAATCGGACTGATGAGTCCTAATATTGAGATTAAGCAACCTTAGGTTGTTTAATCTCTTTTTTTGTTGTTGAGGCAAATAGTCGCGAAGTTATAATAATTCTATTACGTAAATTATCATAATTTCTATAACCAAAAGATACCCTTTTAATGAGTTTGATTTTATTATTAATTCCTTCTAACGGACCGTTGGTCAGGTTAGAATATGTCATAGTATTTTCAATGAAAGTTGCTAATCGTCTTAAAGTTCTAATGACTGGGCGTAATTTAGGACACACATCTGAAAGATGAATAGAAAAGAGTTTATGATTAAATTTCTCTATTTGGTTTTCTTTTAAAAATCGTCTTAGCTCATGAACGTAGTGATATGTATTATATAATTCTTCATCTACATCTAATAAGTAATTTACAATGCCTTTTTCAGTTTTCCACTCTTTAAATAAATGGACTTTACGATAATTAAATGCCTCTAGCGTTTCAAAAGGTTTAAGAAATAATTTCCAATAACTTTTATATTTATTATAAAGCGGTCTATTTGAGGCCCTATAACAATTCATTACATGAACTCTAGACATATTTAACGCTCGATTTAAGGATTGAACAATATGAAAACGATCAATAATAATCTTCGCGTTAGGAAATAATTGCTTGATTAGCGACATATATGGTTCATACATATCAATCGTTACTGTTTTGACTTTTTGTCTTAGTTTCAAAGAATAGCGATAAAAATGATCTTTTAACGATTTTAACTTACGATCCGCTACCACATCTACGATGCGGTGCGATACAGCATCTGCATAAATAAAGCTCATTTTCCCAGTTACATTTTTAACACTTTTAAATTCGTCCATCATTAAGTGTTCAGGTAAAGCATCAAAAGAAGACTGACCTACGTCGCTTGCCGCTTGATTAATCACTCTAGACACAGTCATTGATGATATTAAGCATGACTTAGCGATAGATTTTTGAGAGCGGCATTCTTGTGCTTTATTTAAAACTGCAAGTTTTGTTTTATTTGAAATAAAGCAATGAGCGTCGACAATATTAGATTTAGCAGTAAAATGACTATCGCATGTTTTACAATAAAATCTTTGTTTTTGAAGATTTAAATAAGCGGGCATTTCCATAATTTTAAGCAAAGTAATCGTTGAGGTTTTCTTACCATTTTTTACTATAGAGAAATTATCATTTTTAGCTAAACAATTTTCACAATATGTAGGTTGATAAGTGAGCTCGGCATAATAAAACAGGCTCATTCGTCCTTTATATTTTTTCTCAATCACTTCGTCTGAAAAATTGATATTTTTATCTTTAATTCTTAATGTTTTTAATATAGACTTACACATAGGCGCATTACCTTTCTTTTTTATTTTGTTTGGTAGCTAATAATTATAGAGGTAATTGCGCCTTTTTTCTATTCAAAAACATAAAAATTGGACTGATGAATTTTGTCATCAGTCCAATTTATTATAGAACCAAAATTATAAAGATTTGTGTATAAATACGTTATGATATTAAAAAACTGCCAACAAAGATTTCTCTTCATTGACAGTGATTTATTGTAATTTACATACCTTTCATATCATGCATTTCATGAATTTTCATCATTAAACCATGTGGTACGTCATCGTGATCTACTTTAGATACTCTTGAGAATTTATCTGATCCTTTTTCTTTAACTAAAAATACGAAGTCGCCTTTCTTAACATTAGCTTTGCTATCAGAAGGCAATTCAACATTTTTTTCAATTTTTTCAGTCTGTTCATTTACCATCTTATCAATTGTATGGTCGTTTTTCATATAGCCATAATACGTTTCTTTTTGACCACCTGTCATCATCATGACAACAAGAACGATACATACGATCAACATGATAGCAATAAGTGCAATACCCATACCTAAACCCTTTTTATTTTTCATTTTATAGACTCCTTTAAAAAGTTCTATCTCTTTTATACATAAAATACTATTAAATTGCAATAAAATAATAATCTATATTAAATTGAATCATAATTTAATGACATAAACGACATCATAGGCGTTAACCAATTAATCAAAAAAAAGAGTTCAGAACCTGATTATCTTAGTACTGAACTCTTTAATATAAACAGTTATTTAAATTCTATACAGTAATCGTTACAGGTGTATCGATATCATCATCATTCATTAACTTGATGGTTTTAGGTACGACTTTAAGCACACATAGATTTGGATCCTCTTTTGAATCAAAGAACGTTTTATCTTGCGTTTCCCATAACCAGTCAATTACTTTTTGATCTTCAACAATTTCTATATTTGCTTCAATTTCAACAAAGCTATTATTTGTTGTTTCATTGTAACCTAATAAAATATATGCATAAGGATTATTTTTAATTTCTTCAACTTTAGTACTCTCATTACTTGTCTTCGTATATAAAGTTAATTCATCATTATAAAATACCATATAACGACTATTTGGTTGATTATTATATGCTGTTGATAAGACGCCGACTTTTGAAGTATCTAAGACTTTTTCAATTGATTGAATCACTTGTTGTTTATCCAAAGTTATCATCTCCTTATACTATTTATAGCCTAAATGATGTTCTTTTAAACTTACATCCAAGGTATACTAAGAAGGTTTAATACAAATATATTTCACTTCATCATGTTTTAGCGTTATTTGAAATGCGGCATAATCATTTTCTTGAATCAATAGTTCAGTCTTTGGATGATTACATCTATCTAATTGTTGAATAATAT contains the following coding sequences:
- a CDS encoding cation:dicarboxylate symporter family transporter, translated to MALFKRKISLPMQVIIALVLGVVVGLLLFGQDNVANYIKPFGDVFLNLIKMIIIPIVFCALALSISNLGDSKKIGSYGWKAILYFEIITTIAIGLGLIIGNLFKPGAGLDPDKLPKGDISKYQSSASAAEQSTYGNHFIDTIVNIVPTNIFEALTKGELLPIIFFAVFFGLGLAAIGEKSDPVKGFLNGTLEAVFWMINKILKLAPIGVFAFICTTVMTFGASALIPLLKLVLVVVFAMVFFIIVVLGIVARICGISIFSIIKILKDELLLAFSTSSSEAVLPVMMKKMEKFGAPRDVTSFVIPIGYSFNLDGSALYQSIAALFVAQMYGIHLSISEQIILMVTLMVASKGMAGVPGVSIVVLLTTLGAMGLPAQGLALIIGVDRLLDMVRTCVNVIGNALSAVVISKWEKVYDKEQGKKYLESI
- a CDS encoding ISL3 family transposase, whose protein sequence is MCKSILKTLRIKDKNINFSDEVIEKKYKGRMSLFYYAELTYQPTYCENCLAKNDNFSIVKNGKKTSTITLLKIMEMPAYLNLQKQRFYCKTCDSHFTAKSNIVDAHCFISNKTKLAVLNKAQECRSQKSIAKSCLISSMTVSRVINQAASDVGQSSFDALPEHLMMDEFKSVKNVTGKMSFIYADAVSHRIVDVVADRKLKSLKDHFYRYSLKLRQKVKTVTIDMYEPYMSLIKQLFPNAKIIIDRFHIVQSLNRALNMSRVHVMNCYRASNRPLYNKYKSYWKLFLKPFETLEAFNYRKVHLFKEWKTEKGIVNYLLDVDEELYNTYHYVHELRRFLKENQIEKFNHKLFSIHLSDVCPKLRPVIRTLRRLATFIENTMTYSNLTNGPLEGINNKIKLIKRVSFGYRNYDNLRNRIIITSRLFASTTKKEIKQPKVA
- a CDS encoding DUF4889 domain-containing protein, whose translation is MKNKKGLGMGIALIAIMLIVCIVLVVMMMTGGQKETYYGYMKNDHTIDKMVNEQTEKIEKNVELPSDSKANVKKGDFVFLVKEKGSDKFSRVSKVDHDDVPHGLMMKIHEMHDMKGM
- a CDS encoding pyridoxamine 5'-phosphate oxidase family protein, with the translated sequence MDKQQVIQSIEKVLDTSKVGVLSTAYNNQPNSRYMVFYNDELTLYTKTSNESTKVEEIKNNPYAYILLGYNETTNNSFVEIEANIEIVEDQKVIDWLWETQDKTFFDSKEDPNLCVLKVVPKTIKLMNDDDIDTPVTITV